A genome region from Sphingobacteriaceae bacterium GW460-11-11-14-LB5 includes the following:
- a CDS encoding recombinase RecQ, which yields MTAIEILQKYWGHQAFRPLQEDIISSVLEGNDSLALLPTGGGKSICFQVPALVKEGICIVVSPLIALMKDQVEHLKSKGIEAIAIYAGMGKREIDILLDNCIYGKIKFLYLSPERLLSDLVRVRISYMNVNLIAVDEAHCISQWGYDFRPPYQQLSKLREILPNVPVLALTATATAFVRKDIVEKLEMKDPKVFVKSFARDNLSYVVFGNEDKYKKLIDICKNVKGTGLVYVRNRRETAEVSNFINRNQIKADFYHAGLERDTRFLKQEEWKNNKTRIMVATNAFGMGIDKADVRFVVHLDLPESLEAYYQEAGRAGRDEKRSYAVLLANQSDVLGLESRYLDSFPSPDEIRKTYHYLGNYFQLAFGAGEGLTFTFDIADFCKRFNISVLKTISALKFLEHDGYLTLSESVFLPSRMMFIASHEDIYRFQIENKAYDGIIKTILRSHGGAFDGFVKINEADLAKKTGLSYKEIIALLNKLQAIELLTYIQQTDQPQLQYIRPRVDMDHFDLDVKYLELRKEILHKQINAVVGYASSNLCRSVQLLNYFDEHHATKCGVCDVCLAEKRTENQSQIGEALEFEIVSLLQQQALSLDDLVTNIKNGAEAERIDAIRELLDAGKIKSDGKKYYL from the coding sequence ATGACAGCAATAGAGATTTTACAAAAATATTGGGGACATCAAGCTTTTAGGCCATTACAGGAAGATATTATTTCCTCGGTTTTAGAAGGAAACGACAGTTTAGCCTTATTACCAACAGGTGGAGGTAAATCGATCTGCTTTCAGGTTCCCGCTTTGGTTAAAGAAGGCATTTGTATCGTTGTCTCGCCGTTAATAGCCCTGATGAAAGATCAAGTAGAGCACCTGAAATCAAAAGGGATTGAGGCCATTGCCATTTATGCTGGGATGGGTAAACGTGAAATTGATATCTTGCTGGATAACTGTATTTACGGAAAAATCAAATTTCTTTATTTATCTCCCGAGCGTTTATTGTCTGATTTAGTGCGGGTTCGTATTTCGTATATGAATGTAAACCTGATTGCGGTAGATGAAGCGCATTGTATTTCGCAATGGGGATACGATTTCCGTCCGCCTTACCAACAGCTTTCGAAGCTCCGCGAAATCTTGCCCAATGTTCCGGTTTTGGCACTTACTGCAACGGCTACTGCATTTGTGCGAAAAGATATTGTAGAAAAACTGGAAATGAAAGACCCCAAGGTTTTTGTTAAAAGTTTCGCAAGAGACAATTTAAGTTATGTGGTGTTCGGCAATGAAGATAAGTATAAAAAGCTGATTGATATTTGCAAGAATGTTAAGGGTACTGGTCTGGTGTATGTGCGTAACCGCAGGGAAACTGCCGAAGTATCGAATTTTATCAATAGAAACCAGATCAAAGCCGATTTTTATCATGCCGGATTGGAACGTGATACACGCTTCCTGAAACAGGAAGAATGGAAGAACAACAAAACCCGCATCATGGTGGCTACAAATGCTTTTGGGATGGGCATAGATAAGGCAGATGTTCGTTTTGTGGTGCATTTAGATTTACCCGAAAGTTTAGAGGCCTATTACCAGGAAGCAGGCAGGGCAGGGCGTGATGAAAAGCGAAGTTATGCCGTTCTTTTAGCCAATCAATCTGATGTTTTGGGACTGGAATCGAGATACCTCGATAGTTTTCCCAGTCCGGATGAAATCAGAAAAACCTATCATTACCTCGGCAATTATTTTCAATTGGCATTTGGCGCAGGTGAAGGTTTAACTTTTACTTTTGATATCGCTGATTTCTGTAAACGATTTAATATTAGTGTTTTAAAAACAATTTCAGCGCTGAAGTTTTTAGAACATGATGGTTATCTCACTTTATCTGAAAGTGTTTTTCTTCCATCGAGGATGATGTTTATTGCCAGTCATGAAGACATTTACCGCTTTCAGATTGAGAATAAGGCTTATGATGGCATTATAAAAACCATTCTACGCTCGCACGGTGGCGCATTCGACGGTTTTGTTAAAATTAATGAAGCCGATTTAGCCAAAAAAACCGGATTGTCGTATAAAGAGATTATCGCTCTGCTTAACAAATTACAAGCCATTGAATTACTTACGTATATTCAACAGACTGATCAGCCGCAATTGCAATACATTAGGCCGAGGGTAGATATGGACCATTTTGATCTGGATGTGAAATACCTGGAGCTAAGGAAGGAAATCCTGCATAAACAGATTAATGCTGTGGTAGGTTATGCTTCGTCTAACTTGTGCAGAAGTGTTCAATTGCTCAATTATTTTGATGAACATCATGCTACGAAATGTGGTGTTTGCGATGTTTGCCTTGCCGAAAAAAGAACCGAAAACCAGAGCCAGATAGGCGAAGCGCTTGAATTTGAGATTGTTTCTTTGCTGCAACAACAAGCACTAAGTCTTGATGATTTGGTTACCAATATTAAAAACGGTGCAGAAGCCGAAAGAATTGATGCCATTCGGGAATTATTAGATGCCGGTAAGATTAAATCTGATGGGAAGAAGTATTATCTTTAG
- a CDS encoding amidohydrolase, translating to MKHLYFLSALSLLFFSSNAQEKKWDIEKYQGTTKNFTLNTDEGTWMNLDVSADGQEIAFDLLGDIYVMPITGGVAKLISGGTAWDVQPRFSPNGKYISYTSDKSGGDNIWIMNRDGSGKKQVTKENFRLLNNATWMPNSEYVIARKHFTAGRSLGAGEMWMYNINGGDGVQLTKRKNDQQDAGEPNVSPDGKYVYFSEDVSPGPNFEYSKDPNGTIYAIRQLDLTTGKLNTLINEQGGACRPQVSPDGNLIAFVKRVRLKSTLYVQNLKTGEEWPVNEDLSHDQQETWAIFGVYPNFAWTPDSKSIVFYAKGKIRKTEIGTLINSTIPFQANTIQTVQKALHFEQQVFSNEFSAKMLRQLTTSPDGKIIVFNAAGYLYKQELPAGTPERLTNGLDFEFEPAFSPDGKYVVYTTWSDELRGAIKRTDVKSGKTIMLTDEKGFYYSPQYSTKGDKIVFRKGSGNDVLGYNYGRGTGIFMMPASGGAKTLILDNGIRPQFNNTDTRIYFQSFADGKKALKSIDLNGANERTHFTSQYANQFVISPDNKWVAFNELFNVYITPMINIGAAQDASAGNKAIPVTKVTTDGGTYIQWSADSKSLHWTLGPKYFTVDVNNAFNFDGTTPKTQASSIDINLVLKSDLPTGIVALKGARIISMKGDEVIENGTIITDGNKITAIGKADAVTIPANAKVIDVNGKTIMPGIIDVHAHLRTSPDGITPQSDWSYMANLAFGVTTSHDPSSNTEMVFSQSEMLKAGRMVGPRVYSTGGILYGADGDFKVVINSLDDALANLRRLKAVGAFSVKSYNQPRREQRQQILEAARQLNMEVVPEGGSTFFTNMNMVADGHTGIEHSIPVLPVYKDVTTLWNNTEVGYTPTLIVAYGGQWGENYWYDRTNVWENEKLMTYTPRSIIDARARRRTTSEYSDYNHIDIAKATKQIADGGTKVNLGAHGQIQGLGAHWELWMFVQGGFTPLQAIRAATLNGASYLGMNKEIGSLEVGKLADMVIMDANPLDDIRNSEKIKYVMINGRLYDSATLNEVGTREKLRGKLWFENTRGNGYIVPATDSETWTFTVPHCD from the coding sequence ATGAAACACCTCTATTTTCTATCCGCTCTTTCCTTATTATTCTTCAGTTCAAATGCCCAGGAAAAAAAATGGGACATTGAAAAATACCAGGGCACAACAAAAAACTTCACCTTAAATACCGACGAAGGCACCTGGATGAATCTTGATGTTAGTGCTGACGGGCAGGAAATTGCTTTTGATTTACTGGGCGATATTTACGTTATGCCAATTACTGGTGGGGTTGCAAAACTCATTAGTGGCGGTACTGCCTGGGATGTTCAGCCTCGTTTTAGTCCCAACGGAAAATACATTTCGTATACCAGTGATAAAAGCGGTGGCGATAACATATGGATTATGAACCGTGATGGTTCTGGCAAAAAACAGGTTACCAAAGAAAATTTCAGGTTATTGAATAATGCGACCTGGATGCCAAATAGCGAATATGTAATTGCAAGAAAACACTTTACTGCAGGTCGTTCTTTAGGCGCCGGCGAAATGTGGATGTACAACATAAACGGTGGCGATGGTGTGCAGTTAACCAAACGCAAAAACGATCAGCAAGACGCGGGCGAGCCCAACGTTTCGCCAGATGGCAAGTATGTTTACTTTAGTGAAGATGTGAGTCCTGGTCCTAATTTTGAATACAGCAAAGATCCCAACGGAACCATTTATGCCATCCGCCAGCTTGACTTAACAACGGGAAAATTAAATACTTTGATTAATGAGCAAGGTGGCGCTTGCCGTCCGCAGGTTTCTCCTGATGGAAATTTAATCGCTTTTGTAAAGCGTGTGAGGTTGAAATCTACTTTATATGTACAAAACCTGAAAACTGGTGAAGAATGGCCGGTAAATGAAGATTTATCTCATGATCAGCAGGAAACCTGGGCAATTTTCGGTGTTTATCCAAATTTTGCCTGGACTCCAGATAGCAAAAGCATTGTTTTCTATGCAAAAGGAAAAATCAGAAAAACAGAAATCGGAACCTTAATCAACAGCACAATTCCTTTTCAAGCGAACACCATTCAAACCGTACAAAAAGCCTTACATTTTGAGCAACAGGTTTTCAGCAATGAGTTTTCGGCCAAAATGTTAAGACAATTAACCACTTCACCAGACGGAAAAATAATTGTTTTTAATGCCGCAGGATACTTATACAAGCAAGAATTACCAGCTGGAACACCTGAAAGGCTAACCAATGGATTGGATTTCGAATTTGAACCTGCTTTTAGTCCTGACGGAAAATACGTTGTTTATACCACCTGGAGCGATGAATTGCGGGGGGCAATAAAACGTACGGATGTAAAATCGGGAAAAACCATTATGCTAACTGATGAAAAAGGTTTTTATTATTCTCCTCAATATTCAACCAAAGGTGATAAAATCGTTTTTAGAAAAGGAAGTGGCAACGATGTTTTAGGTTATAACTATGGTCGAGGAACAGGTATTTTTATGATGCCAGCCAGTGGTGGTGCTAAAACTTTGATTTTGGATAACGGAATCCGTCCGCAGTTTAACAATACCGATACTCGCATTTATTTCCAGAGTTTTGCTGATGGTAAAAAAGCATTAAAAAGTATCGATTTAAACGGGGCAAACGAAAGAACACACTTTACTTCTCAATATGCCAATCAGTTCGTTATTAGTCCGGATAATAAATGGGTGGCATTTAACGAATTGTTTAACGTGTACATCACACCGATGATCAATATTGGTGCGGCACAAGATGCATCAGCGGGCAATAAAGCCATTCCGGTTACAAAAGTGACTACCGATGGTGGAACGTATATTCAATGGAGCGCCGATAGTAAAAGCCTGCATTGGACCCTCGGACCGAAATACTTTACAGTTGATGTAAATAATGCCTTCAACTTTGATGGAACCACACCTAAAACTCAGGCATCTTCGATCGACATCAATCTGGTATTAAAGTCTGACCTCCCTACCGGAATAGTGGCACTCAAAGGCGCTAGGATTATTTCGATGAAAGGCGATGAAGTAATTGAAAATGGAACCATTATTACCGATGGAAATAAAATTACGGCAATAGGAAAAGCAGATGCGGTAACCATTCCGGCCAATGCCAAAGTAATTGATGTAAATGGCAAAACCATTATGCCGGGTATTATTGATGTTCACGCTCACTTACGTACCAGTCCGGATGGCATAACACCACAGAGTGACTGGAGTTACATGGCTAATTTGGCTTTTGGCGTAACCACTTCGCACGATCCATCGAGCAATACCGAAATGGTTTTTAGCCAGAGCGAAATGCTTAAGGCCGGCAGAATGGTTGGTCCGCGTGTGTATTCAACCGGTGGTATTTTATATGGTGCAGATGGCGATTTTAAAGTTGTAATTAATAGCCTGGACGATGCGCTGGCCAATTTGCGCAGATTAAAAGCAGTTGGAGCTTTTTCAGTAAAATCGTATAATCAACCACGCAGAGAGCAGCGTCAGCAGATTTTAGAAGCAGCCCGTCAGTTAAATATGGAAGTTGTACCTGAAGGTGGCTCAACCTTTTTCACCAACATGAATATGGTTGCCGATGGGCATACCGGAATTGAGCACAGCATTCCTGTTTTACCGGTTTATAAAGATGTGACCACACTCTGGAACAATACTGAAGTTGGTTATACTCCTACTCTAATTGTGGCCTATGGTGGTCAGTGGGGCGAAAATTACTGGTATGATAGAACCAATGTTTGGGAAAACGAAAAACTCATGACCTATACGCCACGCTCTATTATTGATGCAAGAGCCAGACGCAGAACAACTTCTGAGTACAGCGATTATAACCATATCGACATTGCCAAAGCCACTAAACAGATTGCTGATGGCGGTACGAAAGTTAATCTTGGTGCACACGGGCAGATTCAGGGTTTAGGTGCACACTGGGAATTATGGATGTTTGTTCAGGGCGGTTTTACGCCCCTGCAAGCCATTAGGGCAGCAACCTTAAATGGCGCAAGCTATTTGGGTATGAACAAAGAAATTGGCTCGCTCGAAGTGGGTAAA
- a CDS encoding MFS transporter — translation MIAKNNKKTIRSWAFFDWANSAYNLVITSTIFPAYYTIITTTKEHGDKVEFFGRTYVNTSLSNYALSFAYLIMAFALPMLSSIADRRGNKKSFMKFFTYVGGAACIGLYFFKLDTLEMSVILFALAAMGYIGGVLFSNSYLPEIATEEHQDRVSAQGFSYGYIGSVLLQLICFLFVLKPEWFGITDASFPPRLSFLLVGVWWIGFSQIPFSALPNGTPQHDKVKTNILKDGFSELSKVWAQVKEMKVLKGFLVSFFFYSMGVQTIMLAAAGFAEKTLKLGTAKLIAVILIIQLVAIPGAMLMSYLAKKIGNINVLIMVVVVWVGCCVFGYYITNEYQFYSLAAIVGLIMGGIQSLSRSTYSKYLPVDTKDSTSFFSFYDVTEKLAIVIGLFSFAYIEDLTGNIRYSIIALASFFIVGLVLLVLLRKNEHKESLKL, via the coding sequence ATGATAGCAAAAAACAATAAGAAAACCATCCGTTCGTGGGCATTCTTCGATTGGGCAAACTCTGCCTATAACTTAGTCATCACCTCTACCATTTTTCCGGCTTATTATACCATTATTACCACCACTAAAGAGCATGGCGATAAAGTGGAGTTCTTTGGTCGGACCTATGTAAATACTTCGCTTTCCAATTACGCATTATCATTTGCGTACCTGATTATGGCTTTTGCTTTGCCGATGCTTTCATCCATTGCTGATAGAAGGGGGAATAAGAAATCGTTTATGAAATTCTTTACCTATGTTGGTGGAGCGGCCTGTATTGGTTTATACTTCTTTAAATTGGATACGCTCGAAATGAGTGTGATTTTGTTTGCCTTAGCCGCAATGGGTTATATCGGCGGCGTATTGTTTAGTAATTCGTACCTGCCAGAAATCGCGACAGAAGAACATCAGGATCGTGTGAGTGCACAAGGTTTTTCATATGGGTACATTGGTTCGGTTTTACTGCAACTGATTTGTTTTCTGTTTGTACTAAAACCAGAATGGTTTGGTATTACTGATGCCTCATTCCCGCCAAGATTATCTTTTTTATTGGTTGGGGTATGGTGGATCGGTTTCTCTCAGATTCCTTTTTCTGCACTTCCAAATGGAACGCCTCAGCACGATAAAGTAAAAACGAATATTCTTAAAGATGGCTTTAGTGAGCTATCTAAAGTCTGGGCACAAGTAAAAGAAATGAAGGTTTTAAAAGGATTTTTAGTTTCTTTCTTTTTCTACTCCATGGGGGTGCAAACCATTATGCTGGCAGCAGCAGGTTTCGCCGAAAAAACATTAAAACTAGGCACTGCAAAACTGATTGCCGTGATACTAATCATTCAGCTTGTGGCTATTCCAGGTGCTATGCTCATGTCGTATTTAGCCAAAAAAATCGGGAATATAAACGTGTTAATTATGGTGGTTGTGGTATGGGTTGGCTGTTGTGTTTTTGGTTATTACATTACTAACGAATATCAGTTTTATTCATTGGCCGCCATTGTAGGCTTAATTATGGGCGGAATCCAATCTTTATCGCGTTCTACTTATTCTAAATATTTACCGGTTGATACAAAAGACAGCACTTCATTTTTCAGTTTTTATGATGTAACGGAGAAACTGGCAATTGTAATTGGCCTTTTCAGTTTTGCTTACATTGAAGATTTAACCGGAAATATTCGCTACTCAATTATCGCTTTGGCATCATTTTTTATCGTTGGATTAGTTCTTTTAGTGCTTCTCAGAAAAAACGAACATAAAGAATCGCTAAAATTGTAA
- a CDS encoding Fe-S oxidoreductase, with amino-acid sequence MKVELFVPCFVDQLYPETAFNTLRLLEKSGCDVTYNSKQTCCGQPAYNAGYWDEAKEVGTKFLNDFTENTYVVAPSASCVGMVKGGFNDLFTNTIVHNKCRSLQSNIWELSDFLINVAKRDYFGAELEGKAVYHDSCSALRECKIKDEPRQLLSKVHGLEMIEMEDTDMCCGFGGTFAVKFDAISSAMAEQKVNHALAQQADYIISTDLSCLLHLQGYIEKNNLPIKTMHIADVLCNGWLESTEY; translated from the coding sequence ATGAAAGTAGAATTATTTGTGCCTTGTTTTGTAGATCAGCTCTATCCGGAAACCGCTTTTAATACGTTAAGGTTATTAGAAAAATCGGGATGTGACGTGACCTACAATTCAAAACAAACCTGTTGTGGGCAACCTGCGTATAATGCAGGTTATTGGGATGAGGCTAAGGAAGTAGGTACAAAATTTTTAAATGATTTTACCGAAAACACCTATGTGGTTGCACCATCGGCATCGTGTGTAGGCATGGTAAAAGGTGGCTTTAACGATCTGTTTACCAATACCATTGTGCACAATAAATGTCGTAGCCTGCAGTCAAATATTTGGGAACTTTCTGATTTTCTGATCAATGTGGCCAAAAGGGATTATTTCGGCGCAGAGTTAGAAGGAAAAGCTGTTTACCACGATTCGTGCAGTGCCTTACGCGAATGCAAAATCAAAGACGAACCACGCCAGTTGCTTTCGAAAGTTCATGGATTGGAAATGATCGAAATGGAGGATACCGATATGTGTTGTGGCTTTGGCGGAACCTTCGCGGTTAAGTTTGATGCGATTTCATCTGCAATGGCCGAGCAGAAAGTTAATCATGCCCTGGCACAGCAGGCAGATTATATCATTTCGACCGATTTATCTTGTTTACTCCATCTTCAGGGCTATATCGAAAAGAATAATTTACCCATCAAAACCATGCACATTGCTGATGTGCTTTGTAATGGTTGGTTAGAGAGTACGGAATATTAA